Proteins from one Verrucomicrobiota bacterium genomic window:
- a CDS encoding DUF4337 domain-containing protein encodes MADDKKTTPAETNNTAKTEAKKEVWLNWLAITTILFSAAATLATFRGGGLATRAVLTQSTASDNWAYYQSKSVKQHTYEIQRELFQIQMIGAPADQASAYKKRLEKYEQNIERYKKEKLVIFLEAKTLEAERQRCQDVGAYFGLAIPYLQVAIMLSALAALMKKKPVWMAGCIPGAMGMAYFIVGTIIFQTSQPLVCLLVAKP; translated from the coding sequence ATGGCAGACGATAAAAAAACAACTCCGGCGGAAACGAATAATACCGCCAAGACCGAAGCGAAGAAAGAAGTATGGCTGAACTGGCTGGCCATCACGACCATCCTGTTTTCCGCGGCGGCGACGCTGGCCACATTCCGTGGCGGAGGCCTCGCTACGCGTGCGGTGCTGACCCAAAGCACGGCCTCGGATAACTGGGCGTACTACCAATCCAAGAGCGTGAAACAACACACGTACGAAATCCAGCGCGAGCTGTTCCAGATCCAGATGATCGGGGCTCCGGCCGATCAGGCGTCCGCCTACAAGAAGCGTCTGGAAAAGTACGAGCAGAACATCGAGCGCTATAAGAAGGAAAAATTGGTCATTTTCCTGGAGGCGAAGACCCTCGAAGCTGAGCGCCAGCGGTGCCAGGACGTCGGGGCGTATTTCGGTTTGGCGATCCCGTACCTGCAAGTCGCCATCATGCTCTCGGCGTTGGCAGCCTTGATGAAAAAGAAGCCGGTCTGGATGGCGGGGTGCATTCCGGGAGCCATGGGTATGGCTTACTTTATCGTTGGCACCATCATCTTCCAGACCTCCCAGCCGCTGGTGTGCCTGCTCGTGGCGAAGCCGTAG